In Paenibacillus ihbetae, the following are encoded in one genomic region:
- a CDS encoding Cof-type HAD-IIB family hydrolase, whose amino-acid sequence MNRKYRLLALDMDGTLLQDDHEVSPETVRWIKEAVRQGIHVCLSTGRPFQDAYPYAKQLELTTPMVTVNGSEVWRAPYELYRRSLLDSKLVAEMHELAVETGAWFWAYSVERLYNQENWCEDVENQEWLKFGYTSEDDEVRHRILMRLQDMGGLEITNSSPVNLEINPQGVNKATGIKQVCELLGLDMSQVVAVGDSLNDLAVIQQAGLGVAMGNAQQTVKDEADLVVASNNENGIVEVIRDHILIEG is encoded by the coding sequence ATGAATCGTAAGTACCGATTGCTGGCTTTAGATATGGATGGCACGCTGCTTCAGGACGATCATGAAGTGTCGCCGGAGACCGTCCGTTGGATCAAGGAAGCGGTTCGGCAAGGCATCCACGTCTGCCTGTCCACCGGACGGCCGTTTCAAGATGCATATCCGTATGCGAAGCAGCTCGAGCTGACCACCCCGATGGTAACGGTCAATGGCAGCGAAGTATGGCGTGCCCCGTATGAGCTGTACCGGCGTTCTCTGCTCGACAGCAAGCTTGTTGCCGAGATGCATGAGCTTGCCGTTGAAACCGGAGCCTGGTTCTGGGCGTATTCTGTAGAGAGATTGTATAACCAGGAGAACTGGTGCGAGGATGTTGAGAATCAGGAGTGGCTGAAATTCGGCTATACGTCGGAAGACGATGAGGTTCGTCATCGCATCCTGATGCGCCTTCAGGATATGGGGGGGCTGGAAATTACCAACTCCTCGCCGGTGAATCTGGAGATCAATCCGCAAGGCGTGAACAAGGCGACAGGGATTAAGCAGGTATGCGAACTGCTTGGCCTTGACATGTCCCAGGTCGTGGCCGTTGGCGACAGCCTGAACGACCTGGCCGTCATCCAGCAAGCGGGTCTTGGCGTCGCCATGGGCAATGCCCAGCAGACGGTCAAGGATGAGGCGGACCTTGTCGTGGCCAGCAACAATGAGAACGGAATTGTGGAAGTGATCAGGGATCATATTTTGATCGAAGGGTGA
- a CDS encoding DUF456 domain-containing protein — MDVLGWIIVIALFIIGMAGAIYPILPGVIAIYLALFVYGWFFTFAHYDAWFWTIQTIILVVLFIADYAVNAWGVKKLGGSKASIWGSTIGLIIGPFVIPAFGLIIGPFIGAFIGELLAGSGAGKSMKVGLGSVLGLFSSIVVKVVLQLAMIIVFIVWVF; from the coding sequence ATGGACGTATTAGGCTGGATTATTGTGATCGCACTGTTCATCATCGGGATGGCCGGTGCGATCTACCCGATATTACCGGGGGTTATCGCCATTTATTTGGCATTGTTCGTATACGGCTGGTTCTTCACGTTTGCCCATTACGACGCATGGTTTTGGACCATACAGACGATCATTCTGGTTGTGCTGTTCATCGCCGACTATGCAGTCAACGCATGGGGCGTGAAGAAGCTTGGCGGCTCGAAGGCTTCGATATGGGGGAGCACGATCGGCCTGATCATCGGACCGTTCGTCATTCCGGCATTCGGTCTGATCATCGGCCCGTTTATCGGCGCCTTTATCGGGGAGCTGCTGGCGGGATCGGGAGCGGGCAAGTCGATGAAGGTCGGACTTGGTTCGGTGCTCGGCTTGTTCAGCAGCATCGTGGTGAAGGTCGTATTGCAGCTTGCGATGATCATCGTGTTTATCGTTTGGGTGTTTTAA
- a CDS encoding putative polysaccharide biosynthesis protein: MSKKESFIKGTIILAVAALVARVLGLAQRVPLEHMLNDVGDASFTIANNVYLMLLTVATAGIPSTLSKMVSERYALNKPAEAQRVYQAALIFAGAAGVVMTLLLYFGAPYYATHVAEVPESAAAIQALAPALLLFPAIAMMRGYFQGRNNMSAGGISQIVEQIARVLTAIGLAYVLLRLGYDDTWVAAGASFGGVLGSIGAFAVMLYFAAKLRRSDREQKLPSADRSIPLGGIYKAIFTLSIPIVLSSLAVPAVNFIDGSIVKPLLTGEIGAAQATEALAVLGTRAQSVAGIPPILAIALSTSLIPIISAAFARRDQEHLERQVTLAMRIGILTGMPVVIALGVAAYSVNGLLFSSLGGSGIIAFLTFGTIFQITMMTTNSILLGIGKAKLSMVHVIIGVAVKLASSFLLAPLFGIYGIIGSTALCFLVITLLNIRSIKTIVSFSILGSRWLGFLCTVVAAAGIGYGLNQAGIQLVEVIPARLAFLLTCIIVGIAVVVIYLVLLVVFGVIRQSELGNYPRPLQKVFRPLMRLAPSRMRERG, translated from the coding sequence TTGTCTAAGAAGGAATCATTCATAAAAGGCACGATCATCCTGGCCGTGGCGGCGCTGGTCGCCCGCGTGCTGGGACTTGCACAGCGGGTGCCGCTGGAGCACATGCTGAACGATGTGGGGGATGCATCCTTCACGATTGCCAACAATGTGTATTTGATGCTGCTGACCGTCGCTACGGCCGGTATTCCGAGCACGCTCAGCAAAATGGTTTCCGAGCGATATGCGCTGAATAAGCCGGCGGAGGCTCAGCGCGTCTATCAAGCGGCGCTGATCTTCGCCGGAGCGGCAGGCGTTGTCATGACGCTGCTGCTGTATTTCGGAGCGCCGTATTACGCGACCCATGTTGCGGAGGTGCCTGAATCAGCCGCAGCCATCCAGGCGCTGGCCCCGGCGCTGCTGCTGTTCCCCGCCATCGCCATGATGCGGGGGTATTTCCAGGGCCGGAACAATATGTCGGCCGGCGGGATTTCCCAAATCGTGGAGCAGATTGCAAGAGTGCTGACGGCCATCGGCCTAGCTTATGTGCTGCTGCGGTTGGGGTATGACGATACCTGGGTAGCAGCCGGAGCCTCCTTCGGCGGCGTGCTCGGGAGCATCGGCGCCTTCGCGGTCATGCTGTATTTCGCCGCGAAGCTCCGCCGGAGCGACCGGGAGCAGAAGCTGCCTTCGGCAGACCGTTCGATTCCGCTCGGCGGCATCTACAAGGCTATTTTTACATTATCGATACCGATCGTGCTGTCCTCTCTGGCGGTCCCGGCGGTCAACTTCATTGACGGCTCCATCGTCAAGCCGCTCCTGACGGGCGAGATTGGCGCGGCGCAGGCGACCGAGGCGCTCGCCGTTCTGGGGACACGGGCGCAGAGCGTGGCGGGCATCCCGCCGATTCTGGCCATTGCCCTCAGCACATCGCTGATTCCGATCATATCGGCAGCGTTCGCCAGACGTGACCAAGAGCATTTGGAGCGCCAAGTAACGCTTGCCATGCGGATCGGGATTTTGACCGGCATGCCGGTGGTTATCGCGCTGGGTGTAGCGGCCTATTCGGTGAACGGTCTTTTGTTCAGCTCGCTGGGCGGGAGCGGAATCATCGCATTTTTGACGTTCGGCACCATTTTCCAGATTACGATGATGACAACGAACTCGATTTTGCTCGGGATTGGAAAGGCCAAGCTGTCCATGGTTCACGTGATAATCGGCGTTGCCGTCAAGCTGGCCTCCAGCTTCCTTCTGGCTCCCCTGTTCGGCATCTACGGCATCATTGGAAGTACGGCGCTTTGCTTCCTGGTCATCACGCTGCTTAACATCCGGTCGATTAAAACGATCGTTTCGTTCTCGATATTGGGAAGCCGCTGGCTGGGATTCCTATGTACCGTCGTGGCTGCAGCGGGAATCGGCTACGGATTGAACCAAGCGGGCATCCAATTGGTTGAGGTCATTCCGGCACGATTGGCATTCCTGTTAACATGCATTATTGTTGGCATTGCCGTCGTCGTGATTTATCTCGTGCTGCTCGTCGTGTTCGGCGTCATTCGCCAGTCCGAGCTAGGTAATTATCCGCGTCCGCTGCAGAAGGTATTCCGTCCTCTGATGAGACTGGCGCCTTCACGGATGCGGGAACGGGGATAA
- a CDS encoding DUF2515 family protein produces MMTNRLTAGENGMQQGGKDKQAWAGSLRRWVSTLAEAAAEALSGRVTSWEISSNLRESRKQWSWDPIAARGLRSELKRIVRRQQKELKMSVSPPAMSLPFIRSVNTAEGLHAREQEVVESIQSTVEDANRSNITRTEAYLSCYEAFPELHWAFLAHMVSRNAGWNMTDLQGGLLSDLTDSEFQVNLFRFLERCNALIFQDAYPQLLLYMHSRKLGEPLFHLLPCFHVSAFMLPFWQHFWQEPDHGAMLAVALILNEQNYIEGRVAQDPYFRSRVLKHPYFRLHELARFNQILFPLGQTEAVTRGVDPFGTSHKLPLRPLAGLTIPRFDSLTARIKAGKSLYGLLFGYEEVHRRALAFARSTPHRGSRSEYWPALFTADKQEAINSGKESSVLMESEWLPSGNRLYSPALESVWQDTPAGPIPRYDWYRSSAKLRHFREPDRPLLLDMTHAHRAQLEKTAMAHDVSHMKQARP; encoded by the coding sequence ATGATGACCAATCGACTAACGGCAGGTGAGAACGGGATGCAGCAAGGCGGCAAAGATAAACAGGCGTGGGCCGGATCTCTTCGCAGATGGGTGTCCACATTGGCGGAAGCCGCAGCGGAAGCCTTGAGCGGAAGGGTGACCTCCTGGGAAATATCCTCGAATCTAAGGGAAAGCCGAAAGCAATGGAGCTGGGACCCGATCGCAGCGCGAGGCCTCCGTTCCGAGCTAAAGCGTATTGTCCGCAGGCAGCAAAAGGAATTAAAAATGAGCGTGAGCCCACCCGCCATGAGCTTACCCTTTATTCGATCCGTGAATACCGCTGAAGGACTTCATGCCAGGGAACAGGAAGTCGTGGAATCCATTCAGAGCACCGTCGAGGATGCCAATCGGAGCAACATCACGCGCACCGAGGCCTACCTTAGCTGCTACGAAGCCTTTCCCGAGCTGCATTGGGCATTTCTTGCCCATATGGTCTCCCGTAATGCCGGCTGGAATATGACTGACCTGCAAGGAGGTCTGCTGTCAGATCTGACGGATTCCGAATTTCAAGTGAATCTGTTCCGTTTTTTAGAGCGATGCAACGCCCTGATCTTTCAGGACGCCTACCCCCAGCTGCTGCTGTACATGCATAGCCGGAAGCTGGGCGAGCCGCTGTTTCATCTCCTGCCATGCTTTCATGTCTCGGCCTTCATGCTCCCCTTCTGGCAGCATTTCTGGCAGGAACCCGATCACGGCGCTATGCTCGCCGTTGCCCTCATCCTAAATGAACAGAATTACATTGAAGGCCGGGTTGCCCAGGATCCGTATTTTCGCTCCCGGGTTCTGAAGCATCCGTATTTTCGTTTGCACGAACTTGCGAGATTCAACCAAATTTTATTCCCGCTTGGGCAGACAGAAGCCGTTACCCGGGGCGTGGATCCATTTGGTACAAGCCATAAGCTCCCGCTGCGGCCGCTAGCGGGGCTCACCATTCCCAGATTCGACAGCTTGACGGCTCGGATCAAAGCCGGTAAATCACTCTACGGTCTGCTTTTCGGTTACGAGGAGGTGCACCGGCGCGCACTCGCTTTTGCCAGATCAACCCCCCACCGGGGATCGCGTTCCGAATATTGGCCGGCGCTGTTCACCGCGGACAAACAGGAGGCCATCAACAGCGGGAAGGAGAGCAGCGTACTGATGGAATCCGAGTGGCTCCCTTCAGGCAATCGCCTGTACAGCCCTGCACTGGAATCCGTCTGGCAGGATACGCCCGCCGGCCCGATTCCGCGGTATGATTGGTATCGCAGCTCGGCCAAGCTTCGGCATTTTCGTGAACCGGACCGGCCGCTGCTGTTGGATATGACCCACGCGCACCGGGCCCAGCTGGAGAAGACGGCCATGGCCCACGATGTCTCTCATATGAAGCAAGCAAGGCCTTGA
- a CDS encoding thioredoxin family protein, with translation MDKITSEAEFQVAIQSPRLTVAVFKADWCGDCKFIDPFMPDVEQKFSNQLTLVEVDVDAVGDVSQQQNILGIPSFVAYADGRELVRFVNKFRKSREEIEDFLQRAVDVYETIHK, from the coding sequence ATGGACAAAATCACTTCGGAAGCCGAATTTCAGGTTGCTATCCAGTCTCCGCGCTTGACGGTCGCTGTATTCAAAGCAGACTGGTGCGGCGATTGCAAGTTTATCGATCCATTCATGCCGGATGTGGAGCAGAAGTTCTCGAACCAGCTGACCCTGGTAGAAGTTGACGTCGATGCCGTCGGCGACGTGAGCCAGCAGCAGAACATCCTCGGGATCCCCAGCTTCGTCGCCTATGCCGACGGCCGGGAGCTGGTCCGCTTCGTCAACAAATTCCGCAAATCCCGCGAGGAAATCGAAGATTTCCTGCAGCGTGCGGTAGATGTGTACGAAACGATTCATAAGTAA
- a CDS encoding COX15/CtaA family protein translates to MNDKQLKWLSYITCAVMFFATFGGMVVTKTGSGLGCGQEWPLCNGKFIPAYTVSSLIEYSHRAVSGMAGLAALASLIAFWKYKRDRKDLMAYVVMTSAFVIVQAIMGALAVVKPQSAAVMALHFGFSLIAFASSVMLALGMRRVEKAKVPLGTERLPRVSNGFRRLVWGATIYTYIVVYIGAFVSHTDSREGCSGWPLCNGEVIPELSGGVGIAFMHRVAALLLLIVVAVLGHFAYWRNRDNREIQMLGVSATVLCLLQIFSGAIIMATMHNDEVYVFSALGHTLLISALFGVLSYLSVRVWQLRESVSAEQQGELELRGEKTG, encoded by the coding sequence GTGAATGATAAACAATTAAAATGGCTGAGTTACATAACATGCGCCGTCATGTTCTTCGCCACCTTCGGGGGCATGGTCGTTACCAAGACCGGCTCCGGGCTAGGCTGCGGACAAGAGTGGCCGCTGTGTAACGGAAAGTTTATTCCCGCTTACACCGTCTCCTCCTTGATTGAATACTCGCACCGCGCTGTCAGCGGGATGGCCGGCTTGGCCGCCTTGGCTTCCCTGATCGCATTTTGGAAATACAAGCGTGACCGCAAGGATCTGATGGCTTATGTGGTCATGACATCGGCGTTCGTGATTGTTCAAGCGATTATGGGAGCGCTCGCAGTGGTCAAGCCTCAGTCGGCGGCCGTGATGGCGCTGCATTTCGGCTTCTCCCTCATCGCATTTGCAAGCTCGGTTATGCTTGCGCTGGGCATGCGGAGGGTCGAAAAGGCGAAGGTGCCGCTCGGAACGGAACGGCTGCCCCGGGTCAGCAATGGTTTTCGCCGGCTCGTCTGGGGGGCGACGATTTATACGTATATCGTGGTATATATCGGAGCATTCGTGAGCCATACCGACTCGAGAGAGGGCTGCTCCGGCTGGCCGCTCTGCAACGGCGAAGTGATTCCGGAGCTCAGCGGCGGCGTGGGCATTGCCTTCATGCATCGGGTGGCGGCTCTGCTTCTGCTTATCGTAGTAGCCGTATTGGGACATTTCGCTTATTGGCGAAACCGGGACAACCGCGAAATTCAGATGCTTGGGGTTTCGGCAACGGTGCTGTGCCTGCTGCAAATTTTCAGCGGAGCCATCATTATGGCCACGATGCACAATGACGAAGTATATGTATTCTCCGCGCTTGGACACACCCTTCTGATCTCTGCGCTGTTCGGCGTGCTCAGTTACTTGAGCGTCCGGGTTTGGCAGCTGAGAGAATCGGTATCTGCCGAGCAGCAGGGCGAATTGGAGCTGCGCGGGGAGAAGACCGGCTAA
- a CDS encoding UbiD family decarboxylase: protein MIYQNLRQWLETLRKENDLAVIEAPVDPYLELAEIHRRVIEEGGPALLFTNVKGTPFPVATNLFGTARRVDMAFGPRPEQLMKSIIGATDKLLPPTFSALWNERGLFKDILKVGMKSVPQQEAPVMGVKVTENPLKQLPRLTSWQEDGGPFITLPLVYTESPSKPKDHNLGMYRIQIYDDSTTGIHWQIHKGGGFHYFEAEQQNQPLPVSVFVGGPPALIASAIAPVPEHLPELLLASLIMGGKLPMTDNPLGGHRIPAEAEFAISGIVPPHERRLEGPFGDHYGYYSLAHDFPVLHVKNMWHRKDAIYPATIVGKPRQEDYYLGEFLQRLLSPAFPMVMPSVRSLWTYAETGFHALTAAVVRESYSREALVSAFRILGEGQLSLTKMLMLTNRPLDLSDFNETLEAVLERFNPATDLFIFNKTSHDTLDYTGQKLNHGSKAVLMGIGEPIRELPRSYDEGDIPGISQAVAYCGGCLVVSGASYEKEPELARRVMEFMHARSTKWPMVIVVDDAKATSATQTSFLWTVFTRFNPATDIFAASEIEHHHLSYKLPLVIDARMKPGYPDELFPREDIVKTVDARWNEYFGK from the coding sequence TTGATTTACCAGAATCTACGCCAATGGCTTGAAACGCTTCGCAAGGAAAATGATCTGGCTGTCATTGAAGCACCGGTGGACCCGTATCTGGAGCTGGCTGAAATTCACCGGCGCGTGATTGAAGAGGGAGGGCCGGCCCTGCTGTTTACCAATGTGAAGGGGACGCCTTTTCCGGTGGCCACGAATCTGTTCGGAACCGCGCGCCGGGTCGACATGGCTTTCGGTCCGCGGCCGGAGCAGCTGATGAAATCGATCATCGGGGCAACCGATAAGCTGCTGCCGCCTACGTTTTCCGCGCTGTGGAATGAACGCGGGCTGTTTAAGGATATTTTAAAGGTCGGGATGAAATCCGTGCCTCAGCAAGAAGCGCCGGTTATGGGCGTGAAGGTGACGGAGAATCCGCTCAAGCAGCTTCCGCGGCTGACCAGCTGGCAGGAGGACGGCGGACCGTTCATCACGCTGCCGCTCGTCTATACCGAGAGCCCATCGAAGCCGAAGGATCATAATCTGGGCATGTACCGGATTCAAATTTATGATGACTCGACCACCGGAATCCATTGGCAGATTCATAAGGGCGGCGGCTTTCACTACTTCGAGGCAGAGCAGCAGAATCAGCCGCTGCCGGTGTCCGTTTTCGTCGGCGGTCCGCCTGCGCTGATCGCATCCGCCATCGCACCGGTGCCCGAGCATCTGCCGGAGCTGCTGCTGGCTTCGCTGATTATGGGCGGCAAGCTGCCGATGACGGACAACCCGCTTGGCGGACACCGCATTCCGGCGGAAGCGGAATTCGCGATCAGCGGAATCGTGCCGCCGCATGAACGCCGCCTGGAGGGACCTTTCGGCGATCACTACGGCTATTATTCCCTTGCGCATGACTTCCCCGTGCTTCACGTGAAGAATATGTGGCACCGCAAGGATGCCATTTATCCGGCAACGATCGTCGGAAAGCCGCGGCAAGAGGACTACTACCTGGGCGAGTTTTTGCAGCGCCTGCTGTCCCCGGCCTTCCCGATGGTGATGCCGTCGGTCCGCTCGCTATGGACCTATGCGGAAACCGGCTTCCATGCGCTGACGGCGGCGGTCGTTCGGGAGAGCTATTCCCGCGAGGCGCTCGTCTCCGCGTTCCGGATTCTGGGCGAAGGTCAGCTGTCGCTCACCAAAATGCTGATGCTGACGAACCGGCCGCTGGACCTGTCGGATTTCAACGAGACGCTTGAAGCGGTGCTGGAACGATTTAATCCGGCAACGGATTTATTCATATTTAATAAAACCTCGCATGATACGCTGGATTATACGGGGCAGAAGCTGAATCACGGCAGCAAAGCCGTGCTGATGGGGATCGGGGAGCCGATCCGCGAGCTGCCGCGAAGCTACGATGAAGGGGATATTCCGGGAATTTCCCAGGCGGTCGCATATTGCGGCGGTTGCCTTGTCGTATCCGGGGCATCCTATGAGAAAGAACCTGAGCTGGCCCGGCGCGTCATGGAGTTCATGCATGCCCGCAGCACGAAATGGCCGATGGTAATCGTCGTTGATGATGCCAAGGCAACGTCAGCCACGCAAACTTCGTTCTTGTGGACGGTATTTACCCGCTTTAATCCCGCGACGGATATCTTCGC